A DNA window from Mucilaginibacter xinganensis contains the following coding sequences:
- the hscA gene encoding Fe-S protein assembly chaperone HscA: MAKVSINLATGSIQKEELIVGIDLGTTNSLVAFINPDKNPQVINDTGKGVLVPSIVHFGPTGEITVGNEAKEYLVTDPQNTVFSVKRLLGRSYHDIENYKDFFSYKVIDDDSESLVKIKVGDKFYTPIELSGLILKELKARAEHALKTPVNRAVITVPAYFNDSQRQATRDAGKLAGLDVLRIVNEPTAASLAYGIGLNPEETKTIAVYDLGGGTFDVSILQIQNGIFEVLATNGDTFLGGDDFDSAIVDYWIEKNQLNKADLIADNKLAQQLRLKAEEAKKAFAHQSLVNEKIGDIWCTIDRNTFEQLILAKVQQTITCCQNALKDAKLDISQIDEVIMVGGSTRTALVKKMVAEFFGRPVHDEVNPDEVVALGAAIQADVLAGNRSDILLLDVTPLSLGIETMGGLMDVIIPRNSKVPTKAGRQYTTSIDGQVNMKIAVYQGERDLIKENRKLAEFDLKGIPSMPAGFPKVDINFLLNADGILKIQAMELRSGVKQEVEVKPTYGITDDQVEQMLMDSITHAKDDVSQRMLIEARVEGEQMVKTVEGFLRKNNDFISVTEIADTHKYIETLKNSLTSGDKDLIHKAIDELNEFTRPFAERLMDQAISHAMKGKSIE, encoded by the coding sequence ATGGCTAAAGTTTCTATCAACCTGGCAACAGGTTCTATACAAAAAGAAGAGTTAATAGTTGGGATTGACCTGGGTACTACCAATTCGTTGGTCGCTTTTATCAACCCGGATAAAAACCCGCAGGTAATAAACGATACCGGCAAGGGTGTTTTGGTTCCTTCTATCGTGCACTTTGGGCCCACCGGCGAAATCACCGTGGGTAACGAAGCAAAGGAATACCTTGTAACCGACCCTCAAAATACTGTTTTTTCGGTTAAGCGCCTGCTGGGCCGATCTTACCACGATATTGAAAACTACAAGGATTTTTTCTCCTATAAAGTTATTGACGATGATTCCGAAAGCCTGGTGAAAATAAAGGTAGGCGATAAATTTTATACACCGATAGAGCTTTCCGGCCTGATATTAAAAGAACTGAAAGCCCGTGCCGAACACGCTCTAAAAACCCCTGTCAATCGCGCTGTTATAACTGTTCCTGCGTATTTCAATGATTCGCAGAGGCAGGCAACCCGGGACGCCGGAAAACTGGCCGGACTTGATGTGCTTCGTATTGTTAACGAACCCACTGCAGCCAGTTTGGCTTATGGCATTGGCCTCAACCCCGAAGAAACAAAAACCATTGCCGTATATGACCTTGGCGGCGGAACATTTGATGTTTCCATCCTGCAGATCCAAAACGGTATCTTCGAGGTATTGGCTACCAATGGCGATACCTTTTTAGGCGGCGATGATTTTGACAGTGCCATAGTTGACTACTGGATAGAAAAGAATCAGCTGAACAAAGCCGATCTTATAGCGGATAACAAGCTTGCTCAGCAGCTGCGCCTTAAAGCCGAAGAAGCAAAAAAAGCCTTTGCACATCAAAGCCTGGTTAACGAAAAGATTGGTGACATTTGGTGCACTATTGACCGTAATACCTTTGAACAACTGATATTGGCTAAGGTACAACAAACTATAACGTGCTGTCAGAATGCGCTCAAAGATGCTAAACTAGATATAAGTCAGATTGATGAAGTGATAATGGTTGGCGGCTCAACCCGGACTGCCCTGGTTAAAAAAATGGTGGCGGAATTTTTTGGCCGCCCGGTGCACGATGAGGTTAACCCTGATGAGGTTGTTGCCCTTGGTGCAGCCATCCAGGCTGATGTACTGGCTGGTAACCGGAGTGATATCCTGCTGCTTGATGTTACCCCGCTATCGTTGGGGATCGAAACTATGGGTGGCCTGATGGATGTGATCATCCCGCGTAACTCAAAAGTGCCTACTAAGGCGGGCCGGCAATATACCACCTCGATAGACGGACAGGTAAATATGAAAATTGCCGTGTACCAGGGTGAGCGCGACCTGATAAAAGAAAATCGAAAACTGGCTGAATTTGATCTTAAGGGTATTCCTTCAATGCCCGCCGGCTTCCCTAAAGTAGATATTAACTTTTTGCTGAATGCCGATGGGATACTGAAGATCCAGGCGATGGAATTGCGCTCAGGCGTAAAACAAGAGGTTGAAGTTAAACCGACTTATGGCATTACTGACGACCAGGTTGAACAGATGTTGATGGATAGCATCACCCATGCAAAAGACGACGTAAGCCAGCGGATGCTGATTGAGGCGCGCGTTGAAGGGGAGCAAATGGTAAAAACGGTTGAAGGCTTTTTGAGAAAGAACAATGATTTTATTTCGGTTACAGAAATTGCCGATACACATAAATATATTGAAACCCTAAAAAATTCATTAACCAGCGGCGACAAGGATTTAATTCACAAAGCTATAGATGAACTTAATGAATTTACCCGCCCCTTTGCCGAGCGTTTAATGGACCAGGCAATAAGCCATGCCATGAAAGGTAAAAGCATAGAGTAA